Proteins from a genomic interval of Stenotrophomonas sp. 24(2023):
- the tdh gene encoding L-threonine 3-dehydrogenase, whose protein sequence is MKALVKREAAKGIWLEEVPVPTPGPNDVLIKLEKTAICGTDLHIYLWDEWSQRTIKPGLTIGHEFVGRIAALGSAVTGYEIGQRVSAEGHIVCGHCRNCRGGRPHLCPNTVGIGVNVNGAFAEYMVMPASNLWPIPDQIPSELAAFFDPYGNAAHCALEFNVIGEDVLITGAGPIGIIAAGICKHIGARNVVVTDVNDFRLKLAADMGATRVVNVANQSLKDVMKELHMEGFDVGLEMSGNPRAFNDMLDCMYHGGKIAMLGIMPKGAGCDWDKIIFKGLTVQGIYGRKMYETWYKMTQLVLSGFPLGKVMTHQLPIDDFQKGFDLMEEGKAGKVVLSWN, encoded by the coding sequence ATGAAGGCCCTGGTCAAGCGTGAAGCGGCCAAGGGTATCTGGCTGGAAGAGGTCCCGGTGCCGACCCCGGGCCCGAACGACGTGCTGATCAAGCTCGAGAAGACCGCCATCTGCGGTACCGACCTGCACATCTACCTGTGGGATGAGTGGAGCCAGCGCACGATCAAGCCGGGCCTGACCATCGGCCACGAATTCGTCGGCCGCATCGCCGCCCTCGGCTCGGCCGTGACCGGCTACGAGATCGGCCAGCGCGTGTCGGCCGAAGGCCACATCGTCTGCGGCCACTGCCGCAACTGCCGTGGCGGCCGCCCGCACCTGTGCCCGAACACCGTCGGCATCGGCGTGAACGTCAACGGCGCCTTCGCCGAATACATGGTGATGCCGGCCAGCAACCTGTGGCCGATCCCGGACCAGATCCCGTCGGAGCTGGCCGCGTTCTTCGACCCGTACGGCAACGCCGCGCACTGCGCGCTGGAATTCAATGTCATCGGCGAGGACGTGCTGATCACCGGCGCAGGCCCGATCGGCATCATCGCCGCCGGCATCTGCAAGCACATCGGTGCGCGCAACGTGGTGGTGACCGACGTCAACGACTTCCGCCTGAAGCTGGCCGCCGACATGGGCGCCACCCGCGTGGTCAACGTCGCCAACCAGTCGCTGAAGGACGTGATGAAGGAACTGCACATGGAGGGCTTCGACGTGGGCCTGGAAATGAGCGGCAACCCGCGCGCCTTCAACGACATGCTCGACTGCATGTACCACGGCGGCAAGATCGCCATGCTGGGCATCATGCCCAAGGGCGCCGGCTGCGACTGGGACAAGATCATCTTCAAGGGCCTGACCGTGCAGGGCATCTACGGCCGCAAGATGTACGAGACCTGGTACAAGATGACCCAGCTGGTGCTGTCCGGTTTCCCGCTGGGCAAGGTGATGACCCATCAGCTGCCGATCGACGACTTCCAGAAGGGCTTCGACCTGATGGAAGAAGGCAAGGCCGGCAAGGTCGTGCTGAGCTGGAACTGA
- a CDS encoding zinc-binding alcohol dehydrogenase family protein, with protein sequence MKAVALSPQNPAVLTDLELPAPSAPGGRDLLVRVQAVSVNPVDGKQRAAAAAGGLAAPKILGWDAAGVVEAIGDQVSLFASGDAVYYAGDVTRPGCNAQFQWVDERLVAHRPRTLDAAEAAALPLTTLTAWELLFQRMPLHLDDRRHAGQHLLVIGGAGGVGSMAIQLARHAGFTVIATASREASAAWCRQMGADHVIDHRQPLAPQLQARGIDQVQVALNLADTDHYWDQLGHLVAPQGHVGLIVEPRGALRIGDPYKAKCISIHWEFMFARARFQTEDRIEQHRILSRAASLIDAGLLRGTLAASLGTINATNLEAAHQQLASGRSVGKLVLAGWDDAAP encoded by the coding sequence ATGAAAGCCGTCGCGCTGAGTCCGCAGAACCCTGCCGTGCTGACCGATCTGGAGCTGCCGGCGCCCTCCGCCCCGGGCGGCCGCGACCTGCTGGTACGGGTGCAGGCGGTATCGGTGAATCCGGTTGACGGCAAGCAGCGCGCTGCCGCTGCGGCAGGCGGATTGGCCGCGCCGAAGATACTGGGCTGGGATGCGGCCGGCGTGGTCGAAGCGATTGGCGACCAGGTAAGCCTGTTCGCGTCCGGCGATGCGGTCTATTACGCCGGCGACGTGACCCGGCCCGGCTGCAACGCGCAGTTCCAATGGGTGGACGAACGGCTGGTCGCGCACCGCCCGCGCACGCTCGATGCCGCCGAAGCGGCGGCCTTGCCGCTGACCACCCTCACCGCCTGGGAACTGCTGTTCCAGCGCATGCCACTGCACCTGGACGATCGCCGCCATGCCGGCCAGCACCTGCTGGTGATCGGCGGTGCCGGCGGCGTGGGCTCGATGGCCATCCAGCTGGCCCGGCATGCCGGCTTCACCGTCATCGCCACCGCCTCGCGCGAGGCGTCGGCCGCGTGGTGCCGGCAGATGGGCGCCGATCACGTCATCGACCACCGCCAGCCGCTGGCGCCACAGTTGCAGGCGCGGGGCATCGACCAGGTACAGGTTGCCCTGAACCTGGCCGACACCGACCACTACTGGGATCAGCTGGGCCACCTGGTAGCACCACAGGGCCATGTCGGCCTGATCGTCGAACCGCGTGGCGCGCTGCGCATCGGCGATCCCTACAAGGCCAAGTGCATCAGCATCCACTGGGAATTCATGTTCGCCCGCGCCCGGTTCCAGACCGAGGACCGCATCGAGCAGCACCGCATCCTCAGCCGCGCCGCCAGCCTGATCGATGCCGGCCTGCTGCGCGGCACCCTGGCAGCATCGCTGGGGACCATCAACGCCACCAACCTGGAAGCCGCGCACCAGCAGCTGGCCAGCGGGCGCAGTGTCGGCAAGCTGGTGCTGGCGGGCTGGGACGACGCCGCGCCGTAA
- the kbl gene encoding glycine C-acetyltransferase, with amino-acid sequence MSEASTALTRHYADELDAIRAQGLFKSERIITSPQSAEITLDDGRTVLNFCANNYLGLADHPDLIQAAKDALDTHGFGMASVRFICGTQDLHKQLEKQIAEFFGKQDTILYAACFDANGGLFEPLLGENDAIISDALNHASIIDGVRLCKAKRFRYANCDMADLEAQLQAADAAGCRTKLITTDGVFSMDGFIAPLDEITALAKKYNALVHIDECHATGFLGATGRGSAEVKGVLEKIDIITGTLGKAMGGALGGFTCASAEVIELLRQRSRPYLFSNSLPPHVVAAGIKAFEMLAAADDLRSTLVENTRYFREKMVAAGFDVKPGVHPISPVMLYDAPLAQKFAERLLEEGIYAIGFFFPVVPKGQARIRTQISAAHTRAHLDRAIDAFTRIGLELGVIKG; translated from the coding sequence ATGTCCGAAGCTTCCACCGCCCTGACCCGCCACTACGCCGACGAACTGGACGCCATCCGCGCCCAGGGCCTGTTCAAGTCCGAGCGGATCATCACCAGCCCGCAGTCGGCCGAGATCACCCTGGACGATGGCCGCACGGTGCTCAATTTCTGCGCCAACAACTACCTGGGCCTGGCCGACCACCCCGATCTGATCCAGGCCGCCAAGGACGCACTGGACACCCATGGCTTCGGCATGGCCTCGGTGCGCTTCATCTGCGGCACCCAGGACCTGCACAAGCAGCTGGAAAAGCAGATCGCCGAGTTCTTCGGCAAGCAGGACACCATCCTGTATGCGGCCTGCTTCGATGCCAACGGCGGCCTGTTCGAGCCGCTGCTGGGCGAGAACGACGCGATCATTTCCGATGCGCTGAACCACGCCTCGATCATCGACGGCGTGCGCCTGTGCAAGGCCAAGCGCTTCCGCTACGCCAACTGCGACATGGCCGACCTGGAAGCCCAGCTGCAGGCCGCTGACGCCGCCGGCTGCAGGACCAAGCTGATCACCACCGACGGTGTGTTCTCGATGGACGGCTTCATCGCCCCGCTGGACGAAATCACCGCGCTGGCGAAGAAGTACAACGCCCTGGTGCACATCGACGAATGCCATGCCACCGGCTTCCTGGGCGCCACCGGCCGCGGCTCGGCCGAAGTGAAGGGCGTGCTGGAGAAGATCGACATCATCACCGGCACCCTGGGCAAGGCCATGGGCGGTGCGCTGGGGGGCTTCACCTGTGCCAGCGCCGAGGTGATCGAACTGCTGCGCCAGCGTTCGCGCCCCTACCTGTTCTCCAACTCGCTGCCGCCGCACGTGGTGGCTGCCGGCATCAAGGCCTTCGAGATGCTGGCCGCCGCCGATGACCTGCGCAGCACGCTGGTGGAAAACACCCGCTACTTCCGCGAAAAGATGGTCGCCGCGGGCTTCGACGTGAAGCCGGGCGTGCACCCGATCAGCCCGGTGATGCTGTACGACGCCCCGTTGGCGCAGAAGTTCGCCGAGCGCCTGCTGGAAGAAGGCATCTACGCGATCGGCTTCTTCTTCCCGGTGGTGCCCAAGGGCCAGGCACGCATCCGCACCCAGATCAGCGCCGCACACACCCGTGCACACCTGGACCGTGCCATCGATGCGTTCACCCGCATCGGCCTGGAACTGGGCGTGATCAAGGGCTGA
- a CDS encoding suppressor of fused domain protein: protein MQHDHDTTGTPGWDAINAALAPLYAGQAPQHYGTAVPYTLGGQDPLDGISVYWADTPVPHWHYVTYGFSELYGKESSDATTSGYGFELTFRLAASAGEDAGSTPPVWPLNLLQNLARYVFGSGNVFEDGHHLNANGPIALETGTRLCHLAFLHDPQLPPRQTANGDLQFLQVIGLADAEMAAVRRWSTRGVLEVLEASMPLWITDLGRASLLEDPALAAQVQAGSAREGASTGMLFLETLDAALEPVPATLRLGAGQVPSVLELLPLRLRHGRSLTLVGGERPWCFEAGPADAVVAGEGETVRCVLSEAGLQALLDNVRAVRGDYPVSAALHIAVVPTFLRDAQGNVIREVG from the coding sequence GTGCAGCACGACCACGACACCACCGGCACGCCCGGCTGGGATGCCATCAATGCCGCGCTGGCGCCGCTGTATGCCGGCCAGGCGCCGCAGCATTACGGCACCGCGGTGCCGTACACGCTGGGTGGGCAGGACCCGCTGGACGGCATCAGTGTGTACTGGGCCGACACCCCGGTGCCGCACTGGCACTACGTGACCTACGGCTTTTCCGAGCTGTATGGCAAGGAAAGCAGCGATGCCACCACCAGTGGCTATGGTTTCGAGCTGACCTTCCGCCTGGCCGCCAGCGCCGGCGAGGACGCCGGCAGCACGCCGCCGGTGTGGCCGCTGAACCTGCTGCAGAACCTGGCGCGCTACGTGTTCGGCAGCGGCAACGTGTTCGAGGACGGCCACCATCTCAATGCCAACGGGCCGATCGCGCTGGAGACCGGCACGCGGCTGTGCCATCTGGCCTTCCTGCACGACCCGCAGTTGCCGCCGCGGCAGACCGCCAATGGCGACCTGCAGTTCCTGCAGGTGATTGGCCTGGCCGATGCGGAAATGGCGGCGGTGCGGCGCTGGTCCACGCGCGGCGTACTGGAGGTACTGGAGGCGTCGATGCCGCTGTGGATCACCGATCTGGGGCGCGCATCGCTGCTGGAGGATCCGGCGCTGGCGGCACAGGTACAGGCGGGCAGCGCGCGTGAGGGGGCCAGCACCGGCATGCTGTTCCTGGAAACGCTGGATGCGGCGCTGGAGCCGGTGCCGGCCACGCTGCGGCTGGGGGCCGGGCAGGTGCCCAGCGTGCTGGAGCTGTTGCCGCTGCGCCTGCGGCATGGCCGGTCATTGACCCTGGTCGGCGGCGAGCGGCCATGGTGCTTCGAAGCCGGGCCTGCCGATGCGGTGGTGGCTGGGGAGGGGGAGACCGTGCGCTGCGTGCTGTCCGAGGCGGGCCTGCAGGCACTGTTGGACAACGTGCGTGCCGTGCGCGGGGACTACCCGGTGTCGGCGGCGTTGCATATCGCGGTGGTGCCGACGTTCCTGCGCGATGCGCAGGGCAACGTGATCCGCGAGGTGGGGTGA
- a CDS encoding OmpA family protein, which yields MNKKILTAALLGGLAFAQAASAQEFDDRWYLTGSAGFNFQDNDRLTNDAPFVTLGLGKFISPSWSLDGELNYQNPNFDANKDQNWSQYGASLDLRRHFIKEGRGWNPYLLAGLGYQKSEETYPLNAAGPGKRKDGNFAAKVGVGLQTTFEKRVAVRAEVAYRADFDDKSIAAPREDWFGDVLASVGVVIPLGPAPVAAVAPAPAPVAPSCADLDDDGDGVNNCDDKCPNSQPGQTIGPDGCPVPVSIDLKGVNFDFDKSNLRPDAVAILSEASEILKRYPDLRVEVAGHTDSKGTDAYNQKLSERRATAVYNYLTQQGVAASRLVGPIGYGKSRPIAPNTNPDGSDNPEGRAKNRRTELNVQN from the coding sequence ATGAACAAGAAGATCCTCACTGCCGCGCTGCTGGGTGGTCTGGCTTTCGCCCAGGCTGCATCGGCGCAGGAGTTCGATGACCGCTGGTACCTGACCGGTTCGGCCGGCTTCAATTTCCAGGACAACGACCGTCTGACCAATGACGCTCCGTTCGTCACCCTGGGCCTGGGTAAGTTCATCAGCCCGAGCTGGTCGCTGGACGGTGAGCTGAACTATCAGAACCCGAACTTCGACGCCAACAAGGATCAGAACTGGTCGCAGTACGGCGCCTCGCTGGACCTGCGTCGCCACTTCATCAAGGAAGGCCGCGGCTGGAACCCGTACCTGCTGGCCGGCCTGGGCTACCAGAAGTCGGAAGAAACCTACCCGCTGAATGCTGCTGGCCCGGGCAAGCGCAAGGACGGCAACTTCGCCGCCAAGGTCGGCGTCGGCCTGCAGACCACCTTCGAGAAGCGCGTTGCTGTCCGCGCCGAAGTGGCCTACCGCGCTGACTTCGACGACAAGAGCATTGCCGCTCCGCGCGAAGACTGGTTCGGCGACGTGCTGGCTTCGGTCGGCGTCGTGATCCCGCTGGGCCCGGCTCCGGTGGCGGCTGTTGCTCCGGCTCCGGCCCCGGTGGCGCCGAGCTGCGCCGACCTGGATGACGACGGTGACGGCGTCAACAACTGCGACGACAAGTGCCCGAACTCGCAGCCGGGCCAGACCATCGGTCCGGACGGCTGCCCGGTGCCGGTCTCCATCGACCTGAAGGGCGTGAACTTCGACTTCGACAAGTCGAACCTGCGTCCGGACGCCGTGGCGATCCTGTCCGAAGCCTCGGAAATCCTGAAGCGTTACCCGGACCTGCGCGTCGAAGTGGCTGGCCACACCGACTCGAAGGGTACCGACGCGTACAACCAGAAGCTGTCCGAGCGTCGTGCCACCGCGGTGTACAACTACCTGACCCAGCAGGGCGTTGCCGCCTCGCGTCTGGTGGGCCCGATCGGCTACGGCAAGAGCCGTCCGATTGCGCCGAACACCAACCCGGATGGTTCGGATAATCCGGAAGGTCGCGCCAAGAACCGTCGTACCGAGCTGAACGTCCAGAACTGA
- a CDS encoding TorF family putative porin, with translation MTHARRCCLALAAALSLAPLAASAQDNESPYSWNITAVSDYLFRGVSQTDEDPTLQAGFTYTTPVGLYAGVWGSGVDFGPGDPNTELDYLIGYGVDVTDKVNVDVLLNRYTYLGASHQNYNELITTTTFAERYKLTVAYSNDVWNTRTDGWYFALGGQWPLPHEFSLNANVGRSTFEKGVAKDYTDWNVGVSRQFGLFNVGLGYYGTDSNGRYNSGKLADNRVMLSVGIGK, from the coding sequence ATGACGCACGCCCGCCGTTGCTGCCTCGCCCTTGCTGCCGCCCTTTCCCTCGCCCCGCTGGCCGCCAGCGCCCAGGACAATGAATCGCCCTACAGCTGGAACATCACCGCTGTGTCCGACTACCTGTTCCGCGGTGTGTCGCAGACCGATGAAGACCCGACCCTGCAGGCCGGCTTCACCTACACCACCCCGGTCGGCCTGTATGCCGGTGTCTGGGGTTCGGGCGTGGACTTCGGCCCGGGTGACCCGAACACCGAGCTGGACTACCTGATCGGCTACGGCGTGGACGTGACCGACAAGGTCAACGTCGACGTGCTGCTCAACCGCTACACCTACCTCGGTGCCAGCCACCAGAACTACAACGAACTGATCACCACCACCACCTTCGCCGAGCGCTACAAGCTGACCGTGGCCTACAGCAACGATGTGTGGAACACCCGCACCGACGGCTGGTACTTCGCCCTGGGCGGCCAGTGGCCGCTGCCGCATGAGTTCAGCCTCAACGCCAACGTCGGCCGCAGCACCTTCGAGAAGGGCGTCGCCAAGGACTACACCGACTGGAACGTCGGCGTCAGCCGCCAGTTCGGCCTGTTCAACGTCGGCCTGGGTTACTACGGCACCGACAGCAATGGCCGCTACAACTCCGGCAAGCTGGCCGACAACCGCGTGATGCTGAGCGTGGGCATCGGCAAGTAA
- a CDS encoding NADPH-dependent 2,4-dienoyl-CoA reductase produces the protein MSPANETAYPHLFAPLDLGFTQLRNRVLMGSMHTGLEDRARDFPRLAAYFAERAQGGVGLIVTGGFAPNVVGWLKPFGGKLSWPWEVRPHRQLTAAAHQHGAKICLQLLHAGRYAYHPLSVAPSKLKAPINPFTPRALSASGVERHIADYARSAKLARQAGYDGVEVMGSEGYLINEFIAPRTNRRSDRWGGDASQRMRFAVEIVRRIREACGPDFIIIYRLSLVDLVEDGSNWDEIVQQAQAIEAAGATIINSGIGWHEARIPTIATSVPRAAFAAVTAKLKPHVKVPLVATNRINMPDVAERILADGGADMVSLARPLLADPQWPNKARAGRADAINTCIACNQACLDHVFENKLASCLVNPRAAHETELVYRPTTAPKKIAVVGAGPAGLACATVAAERGHQLTLFDANEEIGGQFNVAKRIPGKEEFHETLRYFRHKLADTGVQLRLGTRADAAALAGFDEVVLATGIVPRKVDFPGADHPKVVSYLDVLLGRVTVGRKAAIIGAGGIGFDVGEFLAHEGPSPSLDPQRWMAEWGVDSTFQARGSLSRPAVEPSPRQLWLLQRSPGKPGARLGKTTGWIHRATLKAKGVRMLGGVEYLGVDDQGLRIRVDGSEQQLDVDHVVVCAGQEPQRALLADLQAAGIAAQLIGGADVAAELDAKRAIDQGSRVAAAL, from the coding sequence ATGTCGCCAGCCAACGAAACCGCCTATCCCCACCTGTTCGCCCCGCTGGACCTGGGCTTCACCCAGCTGCGCAACCGCGTCCTGATGGGGTCGATGCATACCGGGCTGGAAGATCGCGCGCGCGACTTCCCGCGCCTGGCCGCCTATTTCGCCGAACGTGCGCAGGGCGGTGTCGGCCTGATCGTCACCGGCGGCTTCGCGCCCAATGTCGTCGGCTGGCTCAAGCCCTTCGGCGGCAAGCTGTCCTGGCCGTGGGAAGTGCGCCCGCACCGCCAGCTCACCGCCGCAGCCCACCAGCACGGCGCGAAGATCTGCCTGCAGCTGCTGCATGCCGGCCGCTATGCCTACCACCCCTTGTCGGTGGCGCCGTCGAAGCTGAAGGCGCCGATCAATCCGTTCACCCCGCGTGCGCTGTCGGCCAGTGGCGTGGAACGGCACATCGCCGACTATGCACGCAGTGCGAAGCTGGCCCGCCAGGCCGGCTATGACGGCGTGGAAGTGATGGGCTCGGAGGGTTACCTCATCAATGAGTTCATCGCCCCGCGCACCAACAGGCGCAGCGACCGCTGGGGCGGTGACGCCTCCCAGCGCATGCGCTTCGCGGTGGAGATCGTGCGCCGCATCCGCGAGGCCTGCGGGCCGGATTTCATCATCATCTACCGCCTGTCGCTGGTGGACCTGGTCGAGGACGGCAGCAACTGGGACGAGATCGTGCAGCAGGCCCAGGCCATCGAAGCCGCCGGCGCCACGATCATCAACTCCGGCATCGGCTGGCATGAGGCGCGCATCCCGACCATCGCCACCTCGGTGCCGCGCGCGGCCTTCGCGGCAGTCACCGCCAAGCTGAAGCCGCACGTGAAGGTGCCGCTGGTGGCCACCAACCGCATCAACATGCCGGACGTGGCCGAGCGCATCCTGGCCGATGGCGGTGCCGACATGGTGTCGCTGGCGCGCCCGCTGCTGGCCGACCCGCAGTGGCCGAACAAGGCCCGGGCCGGCCGCGCCGATGCCATCAATACCTGCATCGCCTGCAACCAGGCCTGCCTGGACCACGTGTTCGAGAACAAGCTGGCCAGCTGCCTGGTCAACCCGCGTGCCGCGCATGAAACCGAGCTGGTCTACCGCCCGACCACCGCGCCGAAGAAGATCGCGGTGGTCGGCGCCGGCCCGGCCGGGCTGGCCTGCGCCACGGTGGCCGCCGAGCGCGGCCACCAGCTGACCCTGTTCGATGCCAACGAGGAGATCGGCGGCCAGTTCAACGTGGCCAAGCGCATTCCCGGCAAGGAAGAATTCCACGAGACCCTGCGCTACTTCCGCCACAAGCTGGCCGACACCGGCGTGCAGCTGCGCCTGGGCACCCGCGCCGATGCCGCGGCCCTGGCCGGCTTCGACGAGGTCGTGCTGGCCACCGGCATCGTGCCGCGCAAGGTCGATTTCCCCGGTGCCGACCACCCCAAGGTGGTCAGCTACCTGGACGTGCTGCTGGGCCGGGTCACGGTGGGCCGCAAGGCGGCCATCATCGGCGCGGGCGGTATCGGCTTCGATGTCGGCGAGTTCCTGGCCCACGAGGGCCCCTCGCCCTCGCTGGACCCGCAGCGCTGGATGGCCGAATGGGGCGTGGACAGCACCTTCCAGGCCCGCGGTTCGCTGTCGCGTCCGGCCGTGGAGCCCTCGCCGCGCCAGCTGTGGCTGCTGCAGCGCAGCCCGGGCAAGCCCGGCGCGCGCCTGGGCAAGACCACCGGCTGGATCCACCGCGCCACGCTCAAGGCCAAGGGCGTGCGCATGCTCGGTGGCGTGGAGTACCTGGGGGTGGATGACCAGGGCCTGCGCATCCGCGTGGACGGCAGCGAACAGCAGCTGGACGTGGACCACGTGGTGGTCTGCGCCGGCCAGGAACCGCAGCGCGCGCTGCTGGCCGACCTGCAGGCGGCCGGCATTGCCGCGCAGCTGATCGGCGGTGCCGATGTGGCTGCCGAACTGGACGCCAAGCGTGCCATCGACCAGGGAAGCCGGGTCGCCGCCGCCCTCTGA
- a CDS encoding pseudouridine synthase has product MRSRRPPAAPAARTHAARGRATPAARPSVRHGLARVLSKAGVCSRSEAARWIAEGRVRVAGRTILDPEFPIASPAPVIEVDGQPLAPPQRIYLMLNKPRGVVTTVQDERGRDTVYRCFDGAQLPWLAPVGRLDKASEGLLLFSNDPQWAARLTDPATGPDKTYHVQIDRLPDEATLAALQAGVEDEGEFLAAQAVRVLRSGDKTAWLEVVLDEGRNRHIRRLLAAFDLQVLRLVRVAIGGLSLGDLGKGQWRLLQDADQGRLGAAAPG; this is encoded by the coding sequence ATGCGTTCGCGCCGTCCCCCTGCCGCCCCCGCTGCCCGCACCCACGCCGCGCGTGGGCGTGCGACCCCCGCTGCGCGTCCGTCCGTGCGCCATGGCCTGGCCCGGGTGCTGTCCAAGGCCGGCGTGTGCTCGCGCAGTGAAGCCGCGCGCTGGATCGCCGAAGGCCGCGTGCGCGTGGCCGGCCGCACCATCCTCGATCCCGAGTTCCCGATCGCCAGCCCGGCACCGGTTATCGAGGTCGATGGCCAGCCGCTGGCGCCGCCGCAGCGCATCTACCTGATGCTCAACAAGCCGCGCGGGGTGGTGACCACCGTGCAGGACGAGCGTGGCCGCGACACCGTCTACCGCTGCTTCGACGGGGCCCAGCTGCCCTGGCTGGCGCCGGTCGGGCGCCTGGACAAGGCCAGCGAAGGCCTGCTGTTGTTCAGCAACGACCCGCAGTGGGCCGCGCGGCTGACCGATCCGGCCACCGGGCCGGACAAGACCTACCACGTACAGATCGACCGCCTGCCGGATGAGGCCACGTTGGCCGCGCTGCAGGCCGGGGTCGAGGACGAAGGCGAGTTCCTCGCCGCCCAGGCCGTGCGCGTGCTGCGCAGCGGCGACAAGACCGCGTGGCTGGAAGTGGTGCTCGATGAGGGCCGCAACCGCCATATCCGCCGCCTGCTGGCGGCCTTCGACCTGCAGGTGCTGCGCCTGGTCCGGGTCGCGATCGGCGGGCTGTCGCTCGGCGATCTCGGCAAGGGGCAGTGGCGGCTGCTGCAGGACGCTGACCAGGGGCGGCTGGGGGCCGCCGCACCGGGCTGA
- a CDS encoding cell wall hydrolase, translating to MKLAWILWLSQLLPQPAADSLCLSTTVYLEARDQTVRGQQAVAEVALRRLDSGLWGDSMCQVVTARKQFAPTIVSPGTQLGNDAAWREAMNVAFDAERNWALPAGERREIVPGASHFAALSIANPSWRNAYQVATIGDHTFYKVQTLKPRQS from the coding sequence ATGAAACTGGCCTGGATTCTCTGGCTGTCGCAGTTGCTGCCCCAGCCGGCCGCCGATTCGCTGTGCCTGAGCACCACCGTTTACCTGGAAGCGCGCGACCAGACCGTGCGTGGCCAGCAGGCTGTCGCCGAGGTGGCCCTGCGCCGCCTGGACAGTGGCCTGTGGGGCGACTCGATGTGCCAGGTGGTGACGGCACGCAAGCAGTTCGCGCCGACCATCGTCTCCCCCGGCACCCAGCTGGGCAACGACGCCGCCTGGCGGGAGGCAATGAACGTGGCCTTCGATGCCGAGCGCAACTGGGCCCTGCCGGCCGGTGAACGGCGCGAGATCGTGCCCGGCGCCAGCCACTTCGCGGCCCTGTCCATCGCCAACCCGAGCTGGCGCAATGCCTACCAGGTGGCCACCATCGGCGATCACACCTTCTATAAGGTGCAGACGCTCAAGCCCCGCCAGTCGTAA
- a CDS encoding glutathione S-transferase N-terminal domain-containing protein → MKLYSKPGACSTADHIALQWTGQPFEVELLDKDTMKAPAFLKINPAGAVPALVDGDFVLTQNAAIMGYIADRFPQAGLVGDGSPRQRAEAARWLAFVNSDVHPAFSPLFGPGKFIADEAQFDQIRTAARKRLRGLFERADAQLADKPWLAGFRSVADPYFYITLRWAAGAKLDLSGLDNLAAYKARMDADEGVQAALKAEGLA, encoded by the coding sequence ATGAAGCTGTACAGCAAGCCCGGTGCCTGCTCCACCGCCGACCACATCGCCCTGCAATGGACCGGCCAGCCGTTCGAGGTCGAACTGCTGGACAAGGACACGATGAAGGCACCGGCATTCCTGAAGATCAATCCGGCCGGTGCCGTGCCGGCGCTGGTCGACGGCGATTTCGTGCTGACCCAGAACGCAGCCATCATGGGCTACATCGCCGACCGCTTCCCGCAGGCCGGCCTGGTGGGTGATGGCAGCCCGCGCCAGCGCGCCGAAGCTGCCCGTTGGCTGGCCTTCGTCAATTCCGACGTGCACCCGGCGTTCTCGCCGCTGTTCGGGCCCGGCAAGTTCATCGCCGACGAGGCGCAGTTCGACCAGATCCGCACGGCCGCGCGCAAGCGCCTGCGCGGCCTGTTCGAACGTGCCGATGCGCAGCTGGCCGACAAGCCGTGGCTGGCCGGCTTCCGCAGCGTGGCCGACCCGTACTTCTACATCACCCTGCGCTGGGCCGCAGGCGCGAAGCTGGACCTGTCCGGCCTGGACAACCTGGCCGCCTACAAGGCCCGCATGGACGCCGACGAGGGCGTGCAGGCGGCGCTGAAGGCCGAAGGCCTGGCCTGA